TCGAGATGAGGAGAACTTCAACGCTCTCGGGCCTCAGCCCGCTAACAAAACCAATCTCAACGACGTCCGCGTGGAGAACCTTCAATCCCTCAAAGGTGGAGCCTCTGATGTCCTTCAACCTCAGCTTTCCAACCTCTGGGTCCCTTATGAATCCCTGTACGTCAGCGGCCACGAAGGGCGCCTTTTCCTTTGCCTCCTCAACGGTTCGGGGAGGTACCTCCCCCGCCACGGGATTGAGGAGTATGATATCGTACCGTTCATCGGGGAGTCCCTCGATTTTTTCGGCTGTGGATAGAAGGCTCAGCTCGCGGGTGTTGGAGTCGAGATAGTGCAGTCTGTAGGAGGTGCTCCTCTCGGAGGGTATAATTTTGAGCCTGATCCCCATCCTCCTGAGTTCCTCCAGCCACTCCTCCGGGAAATCCTCTCCAACGCTCGTCAGAACCTCAACATCGCAGAAGTTTGAAAGGGCTACCGCAGAATAGTACGCCCCACCGCCGATTCTGGATTCGATTTGCGAACCCCTTATGATTATGTCCCTGACGAGGTGGCCGACGACGAGGCATCTCATTTTTGACCTTCCTTATCCTTAATACTTGCCGGTCATCACATAAAAACCTTTTGGAAATTTCCCGAAAGGTTTATAAAGGTGAAAACGAAAAGCTTAAAAGGATATCCCGTTTTGGGGTGGGGCTATGAGACGCCTGGGTAAAGTTTCTCACTATGCGAAGCAGGGGTTCTTAATTCTCAGAACTGAGTGGG
This window of the Thermococcus siculi genome carries:
- a CDS encoding carbohydrate kinase family protein gives rise to the protein MRCLVVGHLVRDIIIRGSQIESRIGGGAYYSAVALSNFCDVEVLTSVGEDFPEEWLEELRRMGIRLKIIPSERSTSYRLHYLDSNTRELSLLSTAEKIEGLPDERYDIILLNPVAGEVPPRTVEEAKEKAPFVAADVQGFIRDPEVGKLRLKDIRGSTFEGLKVLHADVVEIGFVSGLRPESVEVLLISNGSEEGRAYLRGRAYLFRPARVPVDESTGAGDVFLATFSYFYTQCPFIQALKRAGAYTALFLKHRDFHFSMEDVDELALKVGVRPL